In the genome of Nonomuraea sp. NBC_00507, the window CCGCTCGGCGATCGCGGCGGCGTCGTGGGCGGCGTCGACGATCACCACCTCGCGCGCGTCACCGACGAGCCAGACGTTGTTGTCGACCTCCCACGTGCCGCCGTCCAGCGAGAACGTGCCTGAGGTGATGATCCGGTCGATCATTTAGAACGTCACCACCGAACGCAGCACCTCGCCCCGGTGCATCTTCGCGAACGCCTCTTCGACCTGGCCGACCCCGATCGTCTCCGACACGAACTTGTCGAGCGGCAGCCGGTTCTGCAGGAACAGGTCGATGAGCATCGGGAAGTCACGGCTGGGCAGGCAGTCGCCGTACCAGGACGACTTCAGCGACCCGCCACGGCCGAAGACGTCCAGCAGCGGCAGCTCCAGCTTCATCTCCGGCGTCGGCACGCCGACCAGGACCACGGTCCCGGCCAGGTCGCGGGCGTAGAACGCCTGGATGTAGGTCTCCGGCCGGCCCACCGCCTCGATGACCACGTCCGCGCCGAAACCGCCGGTCAGGTCGCGAACAGCCTCGACCGGGTCGTTCTCGCGCGAGTTGACCGTGTGTGTGGCGCCGAAACCACGCGCCCACTCCAGTTTGCGGTCGTCCACGTCCACCGCGATGATCGTGGCGGCGCCGGCCAGCGAGGCGCCGAGGATCGCCGCGTCGCCGACCCCGCCGCAGCCGATCACGGCCACGCTGTCGCCCCGCGTCACCCCTCCGGTGTTGATCGCCGCGCCGATCCCGGCCATCACCCCGCACCCGAGCAGCCCCGCGACCTGCGCCGGGGCCTCGGCCGCGACCTTGGTGCACTGCCCGGCCGCGACCAGCGTCTTCTCCAGGAACGCGCCGATGCCCAGGGCAGGGGACAGCTCGGTGCCGTCCTTGAGCGTCATCTTCTGCGCCGCGTTGTGCGTGCTGAAGCAGTACCAAGGGCGGCCACGCAGGCAGGCCCGGCACTGGCCGCACACGGCGCGCCAGTTGAGGATCACGAAGTCGCCCGGCTCCACCTCGGTGACCCCGGGGCCGACCGCCTCGACGACGCCCGCGGCCTCGTGACCGAGCAGGAACGGGAAGTCGTCGCTGATCCCGCCCTCCCGATAGTGCAGGTCGGTGTGGCAGACCCCGCAGGCCTGCACGTTCACGACGGCCTCACCCGGCCCCGGGTCCGGCACGAGGACCGTCTCGAGGGAAACTTCCTGGCCTTTACCTCGGGCGATGACGCCCTGCACTTCGTACGGCATGGCAGCCATCTTGTGTCAGGAGGATGATCTCCGCAAGACATAGGGCTGCACCACGCCGAGGCCTCTAGCCGGGCGGCGTCGCATCTTGTGGACCTCGAAGCCGTCCAGCCCGCCGGCCAGCTCCTGGTCCACTAGAACGGTGCCCGGGCGGGCGATCGCGGTGAGCCTGGCGGCCAGGTTGACGGTGGTGCCGAAGACGTCGCCCATCACCGGCAGCACCGGCCCGTAGGCCATGCCGATGCGCAGCTCCTCCGCCTCGACCAGGTCGAGCGCGATCGCCGCCGCCTGCGCCGGGGTCGGCGCCGTGAACAGCACCTCGTCGCCCAGCGTCTTGACCAGCCTGGCGCCGTGCGTGGCCACCACGTCGGAGGCCCGCGACTCGAACCCTTCCACCAGCTCCGCCAGCTCCCGCTCGTCCAGCTCGCGGGCGCGCCGGGTGAACGACACCAGGTCCGCGAACCCCACCGCCATCGACACGCGGGTCGGCACCAGCTCGTCGTGGCCGTCGGCGAGCGCCAGCAGCCGGGTGCCGGCCGCGGCGAGCTGGGCCCGCCAGACGTGGATCAGCACGTGCTCGAAGTCAGGCAGCAGCTGCTGCGCCGTGTCCAGCACGTCGGCCAGGTCGCCCTCGTCGGGATCTCGCGGCAGCATCGAGCCCGTCATGATCTCCGCCTGCCACTGGGCAAGCCTGGCCGTGGTCTGGCCGAGCGCGCGGGCCATGCGGACGACCGTCTCCTCCTCGAGCAGGCCGCTGTCGAGCATGCTACGCACCCGGCGCAGCGCGTCGACGTCGGCGTCGGTGAACGCCGCGTCGTCATCGGCGCGCTGGGCGAAGCCGAGCGCCC includes:
- a CDS encoding S-(hydroxymethyl)mycothiol dehydrogenase; the protein is MPYEVQGVIARGKGQEVSLETVLVPDPGPGEAVVNVQACGVCHTDLHYREGGISDDFPFLLGHEAAGVVEAVGPGVTEVEPGDFVILNWRAVCGQCRACLRGRPWYCFSTHNAAQKMTLKDGTELSPALGIGAFLEKTLVAAGQCTKVAAEAPAQVAGLLGCGVMAGIGAAINTGGVTRGDSVAVIGCGGVGDAAILGASLAGAATIIAVDVDDRKLEWARGFGATHTVNSRENDPVEAVRDLTGGFGADVVIEAVGRPETYIQAFYARDLAGTVVLVGVPTPEMKLELPLLDVFGRGGSLKSSWYGDCLPSRDFPMLIDLFLQNRLPLDKFVSETIGVGQVEEAFAKMHRGEVLRSVVTF
- a CDS encoding adenylate/guanylate cyclase domain-containing protein, yielding MSSGSRGRPTAEEIELRLLGLPRRYTRAQVAALAGVSPELAGRIWRALGFAQRADDDAAFTDADVDALRRVRSMLDSGLLEEETVVRMARALGQTTARLAQWQAEIMTGSMLPRDPDEGDLADVLDTAQQLLPDFEHVLIHVWRAQLAAAGTRLLALADGHDELVPTRVSMAVGFADLVSFTRRARELDERELAELVEGFESRASDVVATHGARLVKTLGDEVLFTAPTPAQAAAIALDLVEAEELRIGMAYGPVLPVMGDVFGTTVNLAARLTAIARPGTVLVDQELAGGLDGFEVHKMRRRPARGLGVVQPYVLRRSSS